One window of Rhizobium leguminosarum genomic DNA carries:
- a CDS encoding ABC transporter substrate-binding protein — translation MTRMKSIGAALAAVLMSSVAVHAGDVRIMWYSDGGEGAVVKDLLARFSKANPDINVILDEVSYDVVKEQLPVQLEAGKGPDIARVTNLKAQAQHWLDLRPLLADAKYWDDNFGAQADWMRPDGSNAITGFMTQLTLTGGFVNKTLFEQAGVEIPGPKATWDDWAAAAKKVADSQKVFAMAIDRSGHRVSGPNISYGANYIAADGKPAPIDQGAKEFLSRFVKWNEEGIVNKDVWVSAAGTTYRAAAEDFINGGLAYYYSGSWQISGFAQKIGDSFDWVMAGSPCGTAACTGMQGGAGLVAVKYTKNPKDVAKVMDYLAGADVQKEFAERSLFVPAHKAVAAGQMDFKTDNPHVQAALKAFVESAGQTAAPAMKLPGWKWSDAYYSAIVARISQVIAGEMKLDDAYARIDEDIKAKVAGN, via the coding sequence ATGACCAGAATGAAATCGATCGGCGCGGCTTTGGCTGCTGTTCTCATGAGTTCCGTTGCCGTCCATGCCGGCGACGTGCGCATCATGTGGTATTCCGACGGCGGCGAAGGCGCTGTCGTCAAGGACCTGCTGGCGCGCTTCTCCAAGGCCAATCCCGACATCAACGTCATCCTCGACGAGGTCTCCTACGATGTCGTCAAGGAGCAGCTGCCGGTGCAGCTCGAAGCCGGCAAGGGCCCTGACATCGCCCGCGTCACCAATCTGAAGGCGCAGGCGCAGCACTGGCTCGATCTTCGCCCGCTCCTGGCCGACGCGAAATATTGGGATGATAATTTTGGCGCCCAGGCCGACTGGATGCGGCCCGACGGCTCGAACGCCATCACCGGCTTCATGACGCAGCTCACGCTGACCGGCGGTTTCGTCAACAAGACGCTGTTCGAACAGGCCGGCGTCGAAATTCCTGGCCCGAAGGCCACCTGGGATGATTGGGCCGCCGCCGCCAAGAAGGTCGCCGACAGCCAGAAGGTCTTCGCCATGGCGATCGACCGCTCCGGCCACCGCGTCTCCGGCCCGAACATTTCCTACGGCGCCAACTATATCGCCGCCGACGGCAAACCGGCGCCGATCGATCAGGGCGCCAAGGAATTCCTCAGCCGCTTCGTCAAGTGGAACGAGGAGGGCATCGTCAACAAGGATGTCTGGGTCAGTGCTGCCGGCACCACCTATCGCGCCGCGGCCGAAGACTTCATCAATGGCGGCCTTGCCTATTATTACTCCGGCAGCTGGCAGATATCAGGCTTCGCCCAGAAAATCGGCGACAGTTTCGACTGGGTGATGGCGGGAAGCCCGTGCGGCACGGCCGCCTGCACCGGCATGCAGGGCGGCGCCGGTCTGGTCGCCGTCAAATACACCAAGAACCCGAAGGACGTTGCCAAGGTGATGGATTACCTGGCAGGCGCCGACGTGCAGAAGGAATTCGCCGAGCGCAGCCTGTTCGTTCCGGCGCATAAGGCTGTGGCAGCCGGCCAGATGGACTTCAAGACCGACAATCCGCATGTGCAGGCGGCGCTGAAGGCCTTCGTCGAATCGGCCGGTCAGACGGCCGCGCCCGCGATGAAGCTGCCGGGCTGGAAGTGGTCGGACGCCTATTACAGCGCCATCGTCGCCCGCATCAGCCAGGTGATCGCCGGCGAAATGAAGCTCGACGACGCCTATGCCCGCATCGACGAGGACATCAAGGCCAAGGTTGCCGGCAACTGA
- a CDS encoding carbohydrate ABC transporter permease, translated as MSAVGSFLLRRRGRGWHWTDIVTWIWLISGVFLMFGPAVWLVFSSFKTPAALAEFPPSFLPYVTEQAVVPGYDKPLPLYTVTIPDGSSRVLAEVRRIGIIGQMVDPKQPGEIVKANIKDRIPVRKVEFAAGNYTEPFQRFDFFLFLRNSVFVTVIATAITLLVNSMAAFALSKYQFPGRTAVMLMILATLMVPLSVIVVPLYSVIGTLNLFDSLWGVILPTVATPTGVFLLRQYMLTIPDELIDAARMDKASEWQIYWRIILPLSAPALAVLAIFSVVWRWNDFLWPLIVLSRKELYTLQVGLNVYAGELNVQWHYILAMTVVSMIPVVLIFVFLQRFITTGIAGSGLK; from the coding sequence ATGAGCGCTGTCGGCTCGTTCCTGCTGCGCCGCCGCGGCCGCGGCTGGCACTGGACGGATATCGTCACCTGGATCTGGCTGATCTCGGGCGTCTTCCTGATGTTCGGCCCGGCCGTCTGGCTGGTCTTCTCCTCCTTCAAGACGCCGGCCGCCCTTGCCGAGTTCCCGCCATCCTTCCTGCCCTATGTTACCGAACAGGCCGTGGTGCCGGGCTACGACAAGCCGTTGCCGCTCTATACCGTGACGATACCCGATGGCAGCAGCCGTGTGCTCGCCGAAGTCCGCCGCATCGGCATCATCGGTCAGATGGTCGATCCGAAACAGCCAGGCGAAATCGTCAAGGCAAACATCAAGGACCGCATACCGGTGCGCAAGGTCGAATTCGCTGCCGGCAACTACACCGAGCCGTTCCAGCGCTTCGATTTCTTCCTGTTCCTGCGCAACTCCGTCTTCGTGACGGTCATCGCGACGGCAATCACGCTGCTGGTCAATTCCATGGCTGCCTTCGCGCTGTCGAAATACCAGTTCCCCGGCCGCACGGCGGTCATGCTGATGATCCTGGCGACGCTGATGGTCCCGCTCTCGGTCATCGTCGTGCCGCTCTATTCGGTCATCGGCACCTTGAACCTCTTCGATAGCCTCTGGGGCGTCATCCTGCCGACGGTCGCCACCCCGACGGGCGTCTTCCTGCTCCGGCAATATATGCTAACCATCCCCGACGAGCTGATCGATGCGGCGCGCATGGACAAGGCCAGCGAATGGCAGATCTACTGGCGCATCATCCTGCCGCTGTCGGCGCCGGCGCTTGCGGTGCTGGCGATCTTCTCGGTCGTCTGGCGCTGGAACGACTTCCTCTGGCCGCTTATCGTGCTGTCGCGCAAGGAACTCTATACGCTGCAGGTCGGCCTCAACGTCTATGCCGGCGAGCTCAACGTGCAATGGCACTACATCCTCGCCATGACCGTCGTCTCGATGATCCCGGTCGTGCTGATCTTCGTCTTCCTGCAGCGCTTCATCACCACGGGCATTGCCGGCTCGGGACTCAAATAG